The genomic window AACAGAATGCAATCCGCGCACCCCTGATGAACGGCGATGGCGACAGCGATCAGTTCCTTGATGCTGGACGGCAGGACGCCGGCTTTGGACGCCTCGCCCATCAGCGAACGGAAGGCGCTCATAGCCTGTGGCGCCGCCTTGGCGAGCGCGCCGAAGCGCAGGTTCATCGCCTTTAGCTCGAGCGGCAGGTTCTCGGACGATGCCATGGTGCAAACTCTCTCAAACGAAGACCATGCCGCCGTCGACAAGCAACGACTGGCCGGTCATGAAATCGGAATCCGACGAGGCAAGGTAGCGTGCCACGCCGACGAGATCGTCCGGTCGCGACGGGCGTCCCAGCACCGCACCGGCGGCAAAGGTATCAAACGCCTCGTTGACGGCGTGGGTGAGGCCACTGTCACGGAACCCCTTGTCGATGGTGTCCCACATCGGGGTGGCCACGACGCCCGGGCAAAAGGCATTGGCGGTGATACCCTCCTTGCCGAAGGCGCGCGCGGCCGCCTGCGTCATGGCCACCACGCCGAATTTCGAGGCGCAGTAATGCGCAAGTGGCTCGTAGCCTTGCTTGCCAGCAATGGAAGCGGTGTTGATGATCTTCCCGCCACCACCCTGTTTGCGGAAGGTCTTGATCGCCTCCTGCATGCCGATCAGCACGCCGAGCGCGTTCACGTCGGTAACGAAGCGCCAATCCTCCTCGGTGATGTCGAGAAAGGGTTTCGTCTGGGCCACACCCGCATTGT from Hyphomicrobiales bacterium includes these protein-coding regions:
- a CDS encoding AhpD family alkylhydroperoxidase is translated as MASSENLPLELKAMNLRFGALAKAAPQAMSAFRSLMGEASKAGVLPSSIKELIAVAIAVHQGCADCILFHVANARRHGASREELAEVLAVTIEMGGGPSAVYASRALEAFDTFTAEKI
- the budC gene encoding Diacetyl reductase ((S)-acetoin forming) gives rise to the protein MPDLKDKSIVITGAAGGIGAAIAKALGADGARITVADLSHDAASKVAGEITEAGGKAIAVAVDVRERAQVRAMIDSAVGAFSRLDVLFNNAGVAQTKPFLDITEEDWRFVTDVNALGVLIGMQEAIKTFRKQGGGGKIINTASIAGKQGYEPLAHYCASKFGVVAMTQAAARAFGKEGITANAFCPGVVATPMWDTIDKGFRDSGLTHAVNEAFDTFAAGAVLGRPSRPDDLVGVARYLASSDSDFMTGQSLLVDGGMVFV